CTGCCACAGCTCCGAATAGGCGTAGCCCATGGGCAGGGGCGAGCCGTAGATGGCCAGGTCATAGCCGGCCAGCAGGGCCGCCGGCAGGGCCGCGCCCAATGCCAGCCAGCCGATAGGTTTCACCGAGCGCAGGCGATACAGCGCGTAGAGGCCGAGCACGCCGGCCGGCAGGACCATCGGGTACTCGGTGACCACCGCCCAGCCCAGCAGGAGGCCGGCCAGGAACGCCCGCCAGGCGGAGCGCCGGCCCTCTGCCCATCCCCACAGGAGGTAGAAAGCGCCGAACAGACAGGCCGCCGCCAGCATATGGCCGTACAGCGCGCTCCCGTAGGGGAAGGCCGTCGTGCCCAGACCGTAGACGAGGGTCAGCAGGGCGCTGGTCCCCGCGCCGGCGCCCAGCCGGCGCGCTCCCCGATAGACCAGCAGGCCCAGCAGTACAGAGGGCAGGGCCACCGCCCCGAGTGTCGTGGCGTACAGCGCCAGGGCGAAGTAGCCGCGCCAGGGGAAGAGGCCGGCCGCTTCCTGGGGAGAGGCCGGCGACGAGGCGAGATGTCCCGCCAGGTGTGCCATCCAGGTCCCCAGGCCCGGCAGGCGCGTCACCTGCCGAAAAGCCCAGTAGAAGGGCACGCCCAGGAACGAGACCCCCGGCGCCTTGTCGCAGTAGTAATGTCCGCCGAAGTGGGCATAATCGCCGGTGTTCCCGACGTAGTCGTCAATCTCCAGCCGGCCCTGGTCCACGATGGCCAGCACCAGGTCCATGCGGCCGTTCTGGTTCCAGTCCACGCGCCGCGGCGGGAAGTAGGCGTAGCTGATGAACAGCAACAGCACCAGCAGTGCCTGGCACCAGCGCTCGCGCCCGGTCGCGCTCATGCCGCCGGCCCTCCCTTTTCGGCCAGGATGAACATCTGCCGGCCGAGGATGCGCCATGCCGGCGGGAACATCAGGTACAGCCGCACGAAGAACGGCCACTTGGGCAGGGCGCTCTTGCTGGTAAAGGGCATGAAGCGCGGGATGACCTGGCGCGGCACGAAGCCGTGGCCGGCCAGCGCCTCGATCATGCTCAGATGGCTCAGCGGGATGTGGTGATCGAAGAAATCCCAGTACTCCTTGTAGAGATATTTAATATTGGGCTGGAGGATCATCAGCCGGCCGCCCGGCACCAGCACGCGGTGAATCTCCCGCAGGGTCTGGCTCATGGCCCCCTTATCGGGCAGATGCTCGAAGAAGTTACTGCAGAAGACCAGGTCCACCGTCCCATCGGGGATGGGGGA
The sequence above is a segment of the Anaerolineae bacterium genome. Coding sequences within it:
- a CDS encoding class I SAM-dependent methyltransferase; its protein translation is MCRHFFQRYVRPEDVVLDLGAGFCEFINNIQCRVRYAVDISEETARYARPEVIVYRTPATDLSPIPDGTVDLVFCSNFFEHLPDKGAMSQTLREIHRVLVPGGRLMILQPNIKYLYKEYWDFFDHHIPLSHLSMIEALAGHGFVPRQVIPRFMPFTSKSALPKWPFFVRLYLMFPPAWRILGRQMFILAEKGGPAA